The genome window TTAGCGGAACAAGCGTCCTTAGTGGTAGTGCAAAAATCTTGATTTCAGCTGTTGGGCAAAATACAAAATTGGGAAAAATTGCTTCACTTGTTTCAAAAACAGCAGAATCTGAATCACCTTTACAAAAAAAAATCGCCAAATTTTCAAAAATTATTACTTTTATTGCCGCTCTTCTGGCGATTTTTTTCTTTTTCATTTACATTTTTCTCGTTGCCGCTGGTGATTTTGGTCATTCTAAAGAGGCGATCGTAATTTCACTTTCACTTGCAATCGGTTTTATTCCCGAAGGTCTTGTGCCACTTGTGACGATTAATTTAATTATTGGGGTAAAAAAATTAGCAAAAAATAACGCAATTGTCAAAGATTTAAAAACAATTGAAGCGCTTGGGGCGGTTTCAATTGTTTGCTCTGATAAAACAGGAACAATAACTGAAAACAAAATGGAAATAGTTGATGTTTTCTATCACCAAATTGAGCAAAAAACCTTTTGAAATCAAGCAGTTTTGAATACAAGTGCCTATAGTTTTTTTGAATGTAAAACCGAAAAATTTTTTGGCGACCCTGAAGAAGTTCTGATTTTACAAAAGGCAAAAAAATATGAAATTGAAAAGGAAAAATTAGAAAAAAGCTATAAATTCATAGATAAAATCCCTTTTAGTTCAAAGCTGAAATTTTCGGCAATTTTTTATGAAATTGAGAGTAAAAAGTTTCTGTTTATCAAAGGTGCTCCAGAAGTTATATTCCAAAAAGCTAGAAATATTGACCATAATTTAGAAGAAAAATTAGCAAAAATGCAAAAATTTGGTTATCGAATTTTTGCATTTGGTTTTTCAGAAATAAAAGAAACAGAAAAGCTAGACACAAATCTTGAAAAGTATCTTGAAAATATCAAAATTTCTGGTCTAATCGCTTTTCAAGATCCGCCGCGAAAAGAAATAAAAGCGATTGTAGAATCGCTTTCACAATCACAAATTCAGACAATAATGATAACAGGCGATAGTTTTTCAACTGGGCTTGCAGTTGCAAAAAATGTAGGAATTGTCAACCAAAATTCGCTTTTTGCTGATCGTAAAGATTGGAAAAAAGATGACTTTTGAAGAGAAAATGTGGAAAAATTCCACCTTTATTCGCGTTCACAACCTGAAGATAAATTAGAAATTGTAAGTGCTTTACAAGCAAAAAAACAAGTTGTGGCAATGTTAGGCGATGGTGTAAACGATGCGCCTTCACTGAAAAAAGCCGATGTTGGTTTTGCAATGGGGATAACAGGATCGCAAGTTTCAAAACAAGTTGCAAATGTTGTTCTTGCCGATGATAATTTCAAAACTCTCTATTCTGCAATTAAAACGGGTCGAAATATTGTTGCTAATATTAAACAACTTTTTGTTTTTTTACTAGTTGCTAATTTTTCAATGCTTTTATCGGTAGTTTTTGCAACTTTAATTTTTAAAGAACAAATTTTTTCTAGCTTACAAATTCTTTGAATAAACGTTGTTTCAGAAACTTTTGGCGGAGTTGCATTAGGTCTTACTAATATTGCAAAAAACGTGATGAATAAACGTTTTTTGCAGGAAAATAAACAACTTTTTACAAAAAGGTTAATATTAAAAATTGCCTTTTGGGCAATTTTTATCACTTTTTTAGGACTTTTTAGTTTCTGACTTACAAAATCATCGACAATTGCTTTTTTAATTATTAGCCTTGGTCTTGCTAGTCTTTCTTATATTTTAGCAACGAATAACTTACTTTTTCGGTACAAATTTGCCGATTTAAAATTTTTGCATATCGGGTTTCTGGCAAGTTTATTTTCAGTTTTACTCGTTTCGCTAGTTCCAGGAATTAATGCGATTTTTGCCCCAGAGGATTTTGAAAAGTCATACTTATTAATTTTAAAAAATAGCAATTATTATCTTTTACTTTTGTTAATTTTAGTCCCAATTTTTCTTGACCAGATTTGAAAATTTTTTGCTAATTTTCGAAAAAAGCACTAAAATTCTTGATTTTTTCAGCAATCAAGTTCAATTTTAGTTTCATCAAATTTACTTGGGTCTTCAATTTTGAACAAAATATACAACATTGCCCGTTTAATTCGCGAATTCGTGTACCGACGGGAATTTACCGCATTTAAAAATTTTTCAAAATTTGGCTGTTCAATATGTTTTTTGAATAAATTTTCAATTCCTTCACTAATTAGTCAAGTTTTTGCAAGTATTTCAGCTGGAGTTTCTCTGACAATCTTTTGAAATTCAGGGTATAAATTGGCAATTGAACAAATTGGCTGCTGAAATTTCATTGGTGAAAATTGCGAAATTGACTTATTTTCATTAATAAGTTGCCGTAAATAAGTTGCAGATGCAATTTTTGCATTAGGATTTTCTTCACTATATTCTTCACTTCTTTGCAAAGTATATGCACGAATTGGATAATTATTTGCAACTATTTGCTTGATATACTCAAAACCAAGAATGTCATTTGGGAGAACAATTTTTTGTCCGCTAATTTCTTCAAGGGCAAAAGCGCACGCTCTTGGAAAAGAATAGCCTAATTTAAGCGCATATTTCAAAAAAGCATTGTAAGCATCTTGATTATCATTTCACAAATTCGCAAGATGATACAAATTATCGACATCATTTGATTCAGAACCGAAAATTATTTTATCAATTTTATGTTCATTAATAATTTTAAGTGCACCTTTGGCAAAAATATGAGCAGCTTGCGTTGCGAATTCAAACGGAAGTTTAATTATAAAATCAGCACCATATTTAAGGGCAATTTTACTTTTAGTCTCAAAATTAACAAGACTAATTTCCCCTCTTTGTGTAAAATTTCCACTTAAAATGATGTAGATTTTATCATTAGGAAAGTTTTTCTTAACATAATCAAGTTGATAAATATGCCCGTTATGGAAAGGGTTGTATTCTGCGATAATTGCAATTGCCATATTTAAGACCTTCTTTTCTAGCCAATTTCTTTGCGAATTTTGTCAACAAAAAATTTAGTGATGACATGAGGACGAGTTATCATTGATCCAACAACGACTGAATGCGCGCCAATTTTAAAAGCATCAATTACATTTTGCGGTTCATTAAAACCGCCTTCAGCGACAACTTCAACGCCAGTATTACGTGCTTTTTTAACCATTCAGCGTAAAAATTCGTAATTATTTTCAATATTATCACGATTTTGCGTGGTTTCTGTATAACCACGCAAAGTTGGCGCGATATAATCGAATTTTAGTCTAATTGCATTTTCAACATCTTCATAATCGGCACAATCTGCTAGTAAATATTGGTTTTTTTTTCGATTTTTATGGAAAAAATCAACAATTTCATCAAGGCTTTCTGCTGGTCTGTTGCGCAAAGTTGCATCAATTGCAATTATTTGATTATCAAATTGCATTAATTCTTTCATTTCAGCCAAAGTTGGCGTAATAAAAACGCTTGAATTTACGTATAATTTTTTAATCAAAGAAATCAAAGGCGCTTTTTGGTTTAACTCAAAAAAATCTTTGACATTTTCAATTTGTGAAGTTCTAATTCCGTCAGCACCGCCTAAAAGCACAGCTTTCATCACTTTTTGCATTATTTTTGCTCCATAGAGCGGTTCTTCTTCGAGCGCCTGGCATGAGACAATGAAACTATTTTTTAAAAGACGCATTTTTCTCCCTTAATTAGCGTTTTTTGCTAATTTTTCTTTTATTTTTTCATATTCAACTAACTTTTGGTTTTGCAATTTTTCGATTACAGAGAATTCTTGATTTGCTTTAATTACCTCATTTTCTCTATAGTTAGGATGTCCGAAAATTAAAATTTTATACCATTTTGGCATTAAATTTGGAATATTTTTTGCAATTTTTTTGGCAATTTTTTGTAACTTGAAATCATTTTTGGCAATTTGCTTTTCTAATGCGATTAATTTATCAAATTCAGGTGTTTTTGTCCAAATTGTTAAATTTTTTAAATTTTTTTCTTTTTTATTAAAGAAATTGAAAATTATTGAACCAAAATAGGCAAAAAAATTAGTAAGAAAAAAGGAAATTAGCGCCACATATTCGCTTGCAAATTCAATTACTAAATTTTTAGGGATAAGTTTTTTGTTTGTAAAAATTCATAGAAACAAAGCGCAAATAAAAGCGACACTAATTCCGAGAACAGCACCAAAAGAATTTGTTCTCCGAGTCAGAATTCCTAACATAAAAATCGCACCAATTGGGACGCCAAAAAGTCCAACTATCGCTAGAAAAAGTTCGAATAAATTGGTTTGACCTGAAAAAGCTAAAAGAAAAGCGACTAGCATTCCTTGAATTCCGAAAAATGTGATTAAAATTTTTGAAATAATCAACATTTTTCGGTCTTTTATAGCTGGTTTTTTCTGAAATTTACGGATTGGTTCAATAAAATCGCTGACAATAACATTAACTAACGAGTTCATTGAAGAAGAAATTGTCGACTGACTTGCGGCAAAAATCGCGGCAATAATCAAGCCTGAAAGTCCTGCTGGTAAAACTTTTATGATAAAAAAAGAAAGAAGTTGATTATTTGCCGCGTTTTCGCGACCAACAATTTGGTCAATTGCGTCTTTGGCATCAACATTAAAACCTTGAGATTTATAGTAACTATACAACATTGAACCAACGCCAAAAAAGACAAAAATTGTGATAATGGTCAAAATTATATTAATATAGATAGTTTTGTTAGTTCCTGAAATAAATTTTGAAGTTTTATATCTTTGAACAATATCCTGAGATGCGGTATAGGAAAAAATAGTTTCAACGTATTTTCCTAAAAAAAGCAAAAACATCCCGCCACTAGCTGCACTTATTTTTCACTGACCTGCATTAAAAACTGATTGTAGAATATCTTTTTGACTCCAGTCAGTTTTTGCTAATCCAAAAATGAGAATGCAAATAATTCCTAAAAGTAAAACAAGACCTTGAATTGCATCAGTTCATAAAACCCCTTTAAAACCGCCTAAATAAGTGTTTAAAATCACAACTATCGCCATAATTCCGACAATTAAATAGATATTCAAATCAACAAAAAGTGACAATGTAAGCGCGGGAATATACAAAACAATCGCAATGCGAACGATATGAAAAACAGCAAATAAGCCACCACTCAAAGCCCGAATTAGGTAATTATAACGACTTTGGAGATAAGCATAAGCGGTATTTGCGCTAATTTGACGATAAAAGGGAATAATTCATTTAATTAAAATTGGGCTAATCAAAATAATTGCAACCTGTCCAACAGATCACATTCATCCTGTTTTAAAAGCAAGACCAGGAAGCCCTAAAAAAGTAAGTGAAGAAAGTCCGGTCGCCCAAATTGAAAGGGCAATAACAATTGCTGGAACTTTAATTGCTTTAGCCACTAAATAAGAATCAGTGCTTTTTTGCTTGTTATTTTTTTCCTGATACCAAAAAAATAACCCAAGCACTAACATTGAAAGTATATAAATTGCTAAAATAATTCAATCAGTTACGGAAAAACTAGCTTTATTTTCAGGCATATTTTCTCCTTTTTTTCTAATTTTCTAATTTTTTTAATTAGAAAAAAGTAAATATTAGTCTAAGAACTTTTCTTTAATTTCAAGAGCTTTTTTCTTTAATTTTTCTTGATTAATTTTTTTAAAAGGAAGGCGATTATATCCTGCATCTACGCCATAAAGTTTCATAATTTCTTTAATTGTTTGCATTAGACCAACTTCTAAAAGCGACTGGATGTAGTCGTTATAGATATGAATTTCGTTTTTAAATGCTAAAAAATCGCCTTTTTTTGCTAAATTAATGATTTTTCTTGCCTTAATTGCGTTTGTATTATAAGTTGAACCGATAAATCCACGCGCACCTAAAAGGTAGGCGAGTCCAAATGCTTCATCAAAGGCATACATTCAAATTTTTTCTGGATAAGTTTTGATTAGTCTTTCAAATAAAAAGATATCATTTGAACCAAATTTGCAACCGATAACATTTTTAAGATTCAAAATACTACCAAATTGTTCGATGTTAATTTTTGAACCTGCAAGTTGTGGTAAATAATAAATAAACATCGGTAAATCAACGTTTTTTGCAATTTCTTCATAGTAATTTTTAATTTCATCAAATGAAAAATTATAATAAAAAGGTGTGATTGCGCTGATTGCATCAAAACCGAGTTTTTTGGCTGTTTTTCCAAGTTTGATCGCTTCTTCAAGATTCAAACTTCCAATTTGGGCGATTAATGTTACCTTATTTTTTGCCTTTTTGGCTACAATTTCATAAATTTTTCCCCGTTCTTCAACAGATATTAGCAAAAATTCACCCGTTGAACCAGTGACATAAAGACCATCAACTTTTTGGACATTAATTAAAAAATCAAGAATATCCTCAAGATTTTCAGTCATAAGTTTACCTTTTTCATCAAAAGGACTAATTAATGCAGGGAAAAACCCGTGATATTTTTCCATTTCTCTCCTTTTTCTATAAAAAAATCTTTTATATTTATATTTTATATATATTTGTATATAAAATAATTATATTATAAAAAAACCCGTATTTTAGCTAAAAACGGGTTTGTTGATTGTTAATTAGTGTTTTACTAATCTGATTACTAAAAATTAAATTTTTGCTTCAAAAGATAAAAAGCACCGAGCATACCGGCGTTATTTTTTGATTTTGCAATTAAAAGTTCGCATTTATAAGGTGTTTGTTCCAACATTTTTCGGAATTTTTGCTGAATTTTTTCAAAGTATTTCTTATTTATATAAGAAAACCCGCCACCGATAAAGATTTTTTCTAAATTCTGGAAAATTGCAAGTTGATAGGTAAATTCAACCACTTTTCGGAAATAATCATCAATAATTCTTTGAAAATCAGCGTCATTTTGGTACAAATTATCAAAATTTTCGTAGTCAGAAATTCTGACATTATAAAGTTTATTAATTTTTTTATCAAGCGAACTAAAAGAAAGTCAATCATCAAGTCTTTCGCCTTCATAAATTAGATAACCAAATTCACCAGCAAGAAAATTTGATCCTCGAACTAATTCGTCTTTAACAATTCCAATCCCAACACCAGTTCCTAATGTCACTGTTGCATAATTTTTTAGATTTTTGTGATAAAACTTTTCGGAAATTGCAGCGGCATTTGCATCATTTTCAACAATAACAGGCAAATTGAATTTTTTT of Mesomycoplasma dispar contains these proteins:
- a CDS encoding ROK family protein — encoded protein: MEKFILFDIGGTNIKMAIIDNKNFFHERKIFKTNISSILKDLEEIINSILENSIFSKDIKGIAIATMGGVDVEKKKIIFVNHKTLAYFGSDFSVLEKKFNLPVIVENDANAAAISEKFYHKNLKNYATVTLGTGVGIGIVKDELVRGSNFLAGEFGYLIYEGERLDDWLSFSSLDKKINKLYNVRISDYENFDNLYQNDADFQRIIDDYFRKVVEFTYQLAIFQNLEKIFIGGGFSYINKKYFEKIQQKFRKMLEQTPYKCELLIAKSKNNAGMLGAFYLLKQKFNF
- a CDS encoding N-acetylneuraminate lyase encodes the protein MEKYHGFFPALISPFDEKGKLMTENLEDILDFLINVQKVDGLYVTGSTGEFLLISVEERGKIYEIVAKKAKNKVTLIAQIGSLNLEEAIKLGKTAKKLGFDAISAITPFYYNFSFDEIKNYYEEIAKNVDLPMFIYYLPQLAGSKINIEQFGSILNLKNVIGCKFGSNDIFLFERLIKTYPEKIWMYAFDEAFGLAYLLGARGFIGSTYNTNAIKARKIINLAKKGDFLAFKNEIHIYNDYIQSLLEVGLMQTIKEIMKLYGVDAGYNRLPFKKINQEKLKKKALEIKEKFLD
- a CDS encoding cation-translocating P-type ATPase; the protein is MSKKVKNSENQAKSLDLIPFLEQIDRESGLNQQQISLSKTNFGENKLPKPPEKSLFFRILNQLKEPLTLVLIFVIIISLLITVIFEHDLEFWKKIISYLEPVVIAIIITINVFFSLVQETKSKKAIDAISNLNSPVSTIIREGKKISLDSANILVGDILEVSAGDLISADGYVIEMKDFSVSEAILTGESTSVYKEKMLNWENQTSQVFSGTSVLSGSAKILISAVGQNTKLGKIASLVSKTAESESPLQKKIAKFSKIITFIAALLAIFFFFIYIFLVAAGDFGHSKEAIVISLSLAIGFIPEGLVPLVTINLIIGVKKLAKNNAIVKDLKTIEALGAVSIVCSDKTGTITENKMEIVDVFYHQIEQKTFWNQAVLNTSAYSFFECKTEKFFGDPEEVLILQKAKKYEIEKEKLEKSYKFIDKIPFSSKLKFSAIFYEIESKKFLFIKGAPEVIFQKARNIDHNLEEKLAKMQKFGYRIFAFGFSEIKETEKLDTNLEKYLENIKISGLIAFQDPPRKEIKAIVESLSQSQIQTIMITGDSFSTGLAVAKNVGIVNQNSLFADRKDWKKDDFWRENVEKFHLYSRSQPEDKLEIVSALQAKKQVVAMLGDGVNDAPSLKKADVGFAMGITGSQVSKQVANVVLADDNFKTLYSAIKTGRNIVANIKQLFVFLLVANFSMLLSVVFATLIFKEQIFSSLQILWINVVSETFGGVALGLTNIAKNVMNKRFLQENKQLFTKRLILKIAFWAIFITFLGLFSFWLTKSSTIAFLIISLGLASLSYILATNNLLFRYKFADLKFLHIGFLASLFSVLLVSLVPGINAIFAPEDFEKSYLLILKNSNYYLLLLLILVPIFLDQIWKFFANFRKKH
- a CDS encoding sodium:solute symporter family transporter, giving the protein MPENKASFSVTDWIILAIYILSMLVLGLFFWYQEKNNKQKSTDSYLVAKAIKVPAIVIALSIWATGLSSLTFLGLPGLAFKTGWMWSVGQVAIILISPILIKWIIPFYRQISANTAYAYLQSRYNYLIRALSGGLFAVFHIVRIAIVLYIPALTLSLFVDLNIYLIVGIMAIVVILNTYLGGFKGVLWTDAIQGLVLLLGIICILIFGLAKTDWSQKDILQSVFNAGQWKISAASGGMFLLFLGKYVETIFSYTASQDIVQRYKTSKFISGTNKTIYINIILTIITIFVFFGVGSMLYSYYKSQGFNVDAKDAIDQIVGRENAANNQLLSFFIIKVLPAGLSGLIIAAIFAASQSTISSSMNSLVNVIVSDFIEPIRKFQKKPAIKDRKMLIISKILITFFGIQGMLVAFLLAFSGQTNLFELFLAIVGLFGVPIGAIFMLGILTRRTNSFGAVLGISVAFICALFLWIFTNKKLIPKNLVIEFASEYVALISFFLTNFFAYFGSIIFNFFNKKEKNLKNLTIWTKTPEFDKLIALEKQIAKNDFKLQKIAKKIAKNIPNLMPKWYKILIFGHPNYRENEVIKANQEFSVIEKLQNQKLVEYEKIKEKLAKNAN
- a CDS encoding N-acetylmannosamine-6-phosphate 2-epimerase yields the protein MRLLKNSFIVSCQALEEEPLYGAKIMQKVMKAVLLGGADGIRTSQIENVKDFFELNQKAPLISLIKKLYVNSSVFITPTLAEMKELMQFDNQIIAIDATLRNRPAESLDEIVDFFHKNRKKNQYLLADCADYEDVENAIRLKFDYIAPTLRGYTETTQNRDNIENNYEFLRWMVKKARNTGVEVVAEGGFNEPQNVIDAFKIGAHSVVVGSMITRPHVITKFFVDKIRKEIG
- a CDS encoding nucleotidyltransferase, which translates into the protein MAIAIIAEYNPFHNGHIYQLDYVKKNFPNDKIYIILSGNFTQRGEISLVNFETKSKIALKYGADFIIKLPFEFATQAAHIFAKGALKIINEHKIDKIIFGSESNDVDNLYHLANLWNDNQDAYNAFLKYALKLGYSFPRACAFALEEISGQKIVLPNDILGFEYIKQIVANNYPIRAYTLQRSEEYSEENPNAKIASATYLRQLINENKSISQFSPMKFQQPICSIANLYPEFQKIVRETPAEILAKTWLISEGIENLFKKHIEQPNFEKFLNAVNSRRYTNSRIKRAMLYILFKIEDPSKFDETKIELDCWKNQEF